The genomic stretch CGGCCCGAGCACTCCCACCAGTCCCACAGTCCGCCACCCACCCGGCACCGTCGCTTCCGGCTCGCCGGTGCCGATGTGTCCGCGTCCGTCGCGGTCTTCCTGATCGCCCTGCCGCTGTCCCTCGGCATCGCGCTCGCCACCGGCGCACCCCTCCAGGCCGGGCTGGTCGCCGCCGCCGTCGGCGGACTCGTCGCCGGCCGCCTCGGTGGCTCCCCGCTCCAGGTCAGCGGCCCCGCCGCCGGTCTCACGGTGGTCACCGCCGACCTCATCCAGCGCTACGGCTGGCGCACGACCTGCGCCATCACCGTCCTCGCCGGGGTCGTCCAACTCGGCCTGGGCTGTCTGCGCGTGGCGCGCACCGCGCTCGCCGTCAGCCCCGCCATCGTGCACGGCATGCTCGCGGGCATCGGCGTCACCATCGCCGTCGCCCAGCTGCACATCGTCCTCGGCGGCACCCCGCAGAGCTCCGTCCCCGACAACCTGCGCGCCCTGCCCGCCCAGTTGGCGAAGCTGCACCCGGCCGCCGTCTCGGTGAGCGCTCTCACCCTCGCCCTGCTGCTGCTCTGGCCGCGCATCCCCGGCCGGGCCGGACAGCTCCTGCGCAGGATCCCGGCCGCCCTGATCGCCGTCACCGGAGCCACCGTTGCCGCCTCGCTCGCCGCGCTGAAGCTGCCCAAGGTCGACCTGCCGTCCTGGACCAGCCATGCGCTGGCCGGACTCCCCGAAGGCCCGGTGCTCGGCATCGTTGCGGCCGTGCTGACCACGACCCTGGTGTGCAGTGTGCAGTCGCTGCTCGGCGCGGTCGCCGTGGACAAGCTGATCGCCGCCCGCCCCGGACCGCCGGCCGACGTCGGCCGCTCCGGCCTGGACCGCGAGCTGCTCGGGCAAGGCGCCGCCAACATCGTCTCCGGCGGCCTCGGCGGACTGCCCGTGGCCGGGGTCGCGGTGCGAAGTTCGGCGAATGTGAACGCGGGTGCCGTGAGCCGGAACTCCACGATGCTGCACGGCGTTCTCGTAGTAGTCGCCGCGCTGCTGATGGTCCCGATCCTGGAGCTCATCCCGCTCGCCTCGCTCGCCGCCCTGGTGATGGCCGTCGGCATCCAGATGGTGTCCCTGCACCACATCCGCACGGTGACCCGCCACCGAGAAGTGCCGGTCTACGCCGTCACCACCGCCGGCGTGGTCTTCCTCGGCGTCCTGGAGGGCGTGACGCTGGGGATCGCGGTCGCCGTCGCCGTCGCCCTGCACCGTCTCGCCCGCACCCGGATCACCCACGACGAGAAGGAAGGAGTCCATCACGTACGCGTCCGAGGCCAGTTGACCTTCCTCGCGGTGCCCCGGCTCAGCCGTGCCCTGCATCTCGTTCCCCAAGGGACCCGTGCCATCGTGGAGTTGGACGGTTCCTTCATGGACCACGCGGCGTACGAGACGCTCCAGGACTGGCAGAGCACGCACACCGCGCGGGGCGGTTCCGTCGAGCTCACCGGCCGTCGTGCGGGGTTGCGGATCGCCGAGCCCGGAGTCCCCGTCACCGGGCAGGCGGAAGCCCGGTCCGCCGACCCGGCCGCCCCCACCGGTTGCCGTTGCAGCCCCTGGACGCCCTGGCGCAACCACCAGTGCGAGCGCCCGCAGCTCGCGCCCACGACCGGCGCCGGGCCGGACACCCCGGGCCGCTCCACCGGAGCCGGGGCGGATGCGGCGGAGGATGGGGCCAGGCCCGCCCATGGGCCGAGCGGGCATGAACTGGCGCGTGGCATCAGCGCGTTCCAGCGCAACACCGCACCGCTGGTGCGCGGTGAGCTGGCCCGGCTGGCGCGGGAAGGGCAGCGGCCCTCCCAGCTGTTCCTCACCTGTGCCGACTCGCGCCTGGTCACCTCGATGATCACCTCCAGTGGTCCAGGGGACCTGTTCGTGGTGCGCAATGTGGGCAACCTCGTGCCGCTGCCCGGGGAGGAGAGCGGGGACGACTCGGTGGCGGCCGCGATCGAGTACGCGGTGGAGGTGCTGAAGGTGCGCTCCATCACGGTGTGCGGGCACTCCGGGTGCGGGGCCATGCAGGCGCTGCTCAACTCCGAACCCGGCGGCGCGCGGACACCGCTCAAGAGGTGGC from Streptomyces davaonensis JCM 4913 encodes the following:
- a CDS encoding bifunctional SulP family inorganic anion transporter/carbonic anhydrase, with amino-acid sequence MSACVPTRTTDPTRPEHSHQSHSPPPTRHRRFRLAGADVSASVAVFLIALPLSLGIALATGAPLQAGLVAAAVGGLVAGRLGGSPLQVSGPAAGLTVVTADLIQRYGWRTTCAITVLAGVVQLGLGCLRVARTALAVSPAIVHGMLAGIGVTIAVAQLHIVLGGTPQSSVPDNLRALPAQLAKLHPAAVSVSALTLALLLLWPRIPGRAGQLLRRIPAALIAVTGATVAASLAALKLPKVDLPSWTSHALAGLPEGPVLGIVAAVLTTTLVCSVQSLLGAVAVDKLIAARPGPPADVGRSGLDRELLGQGAANIVSGGLGGLPVAGVAVRSSANVNAGAVSRNSTMLHGVLVVVAALLMVPILELIPLASLAALVMAVGIQMVSLHHIRTVTRHREVPVYAVTTAGVVFLGVLEGVTLGIAVAVAVALHRLARTRITHDEKEGVHHVRVRGQLTFLAVPRLSRALHLVPQGTRAIVELDGSFMDHAAYETLQDWQSTHTARGGSVELTGRRAGLRIAEPGVPVTGQAEARSADPAAPTGCRCSPWTPWRNHQCERPQLAPTTGAGPDTPGRSTGAGADAAEDGARPAHGPSGHELARGISAFQRNTAPLVRGELARLAREGQRPSQLFLTCADSRLVTSMITSSGPGDLFVVRNVGNLVPLPGEESGDDSVAAAIEYAVEVLKVRSITVCGHSGCGAMQALLNSEPGGARTPLKRWLRHGLPSLERMADEGRPWARLAGRAPADAVEQLCLTNVVQQLEHLRAHESVSQALREGVLELHGMYFHVGEAQAYLLTDASSAEEFDRVTDADGLRSPAQSGPRAPR